One window of the Pseudomonas lurida genome contains the following:
- a CDS encoding agmatine deiminase family protein: MPTRRTFIKHASVVCAMTLIAPHIQANRRGRFYMPDEGERHRQAFIAFGAQDAIWNDFTADVRAALGRIARAIAEHEPVTVFCREDERLLAEKQCGTRNITFVETALDDIWIRDTGANFVIDGAGGLGAVDFNFNGWGNKQQHDDDTLLAARIAEETGARHLRSELVGEGGAIEVDGLGTGIMTESSWINANRNPGWSKAEVEAELKKRLGLRKIIWLPGIQGRDITDAHVDFYARFVSPGVVLANLDTDPDAYDHAVTLAHLDILKNATDADGRALQVHTVSTPLNGRKNNPDFAAGYINYFVINGAVIAPEFGDSVADRKALDLLARLYPERKVIPLNIDAIAAGGGGIHCVTSHQPLV, translated from the coding sequence ATGCCAACCCGTCGCACCTTTATCAAACACGCCAGTGTGGTCTGTGCCATGACCCTGATCGCCCCGCACATCCAAGCCAACCGCCGTGGCCGTTTCTACATGCCCGATGAGGGCGAGAGGCACCGCCAGGCCTTCATCGCCTTTGGCGCCCAGGACGCCATTTGGAACGACTTCACTGCCGATGTGCGAGCCGCCCTGGGACGCATCGCCCGCGCAATAGCCGAGCATGAACCGGTCACGGTGTTCTGCCGCGAAGACGAGCGCCTGCTTGCCGAAAAACAGTGCGGCACGCGCAATATCACTTTCGTGGAAACCGCGCTGGATGACATCTGGATACGCGATACCGGCGCCAACTTCGTCATCGACGGCGCGGGCGGGTTGGGGGCAGTGGACTTCAACTTCAACGGCTGGGGTAACAAGCAGCAGCACGACGATGACACGCTCCTGGCCGCACGGATCGCCGAGGAAACCGGCGCGCGCCACCTGCGCAGCGAACTGGTGGGCGAGGGCGGGGCTATCGAAGTGGATGGCCTGGGCACCGGCATCATGACCGAAAGCAGCTGGATAAACGCCAACCGCAATCCGGGTTGGAGCAAGGCCGAGGTCGAAGCCGAGCTGAAAAAGCGCCTGGGCCTGCGCAAGATCATCTGGCTGCCGGGTATCCAGGGCCGGGACATCACCGACGCCCACGTGGATTTCTACGCGCGTTTCGTGTCACCCGGCGTGGTGCTCGCCAACCTGGACACCGACCCTGACGCCTACGATCACGCGGTCACCCTGGCGCACCTGGACATCCTGAAAAACGCCACCGACGCCGATGGACGCGCCTTGCAGGTGCATACCGTGTCGACACCGCTCAATGGGCGCAAAAACAACCCGGATTTCGCCGCAGGCTATATCAATTATTTCGTCATAAACGGTGCGGTCATCGCCCCCGAGTTTGGCGATTCGGTAGCGGACCGCAAGGCACTGGACCTGCTGGCCCGGCTCTACCCGGAACGCAAGGTGATACCACTCAATATCGACGCGATTGCAGCGGGGGGCGGTGGCATTCACTGTGTGACGAGCCATCAACCTTTGGTTTAG
- the yghU gene encoding glutathione-dependent disulfide-bond oxidoreductase, with protein sequence MTDYVPPKVWTWDTESGGTFASINRPIAGATHDKELPVGKHPLQLYSLATPNGQKVTILLEELLALGHSGAEYDAWLIKIGDGDQFGSGFVGVNPNSKIPALLDRSGATPIRVFESGAILQYLAEKFGAFFPTEPAARAECLSWLFWQMGSAPYLGGGFGHFYAYAPSKMEYAINRFAMETKRQLDVLDQRLAVSEYIAGDEYTIADIAIWPWYGGLVKGRLYGAAEFLSVHEYKHVLRWADAIDARPAVQRGRRVNRVSGAPEEQLAERHDASDLD encoded by the coding sequence ATGACCGATTACGTACCCCCGAAAGTGTGGACCTGGGACACCGAAAGTGGCGGCACCTTCGCCAGCATCAACCGGCCGATTGCCGGCGCGACCCATGACAAGGAACTGCCGGTGGGCAAGCACCCGCTGCAGCTGTATTCCCTGGCCACGCCTAATGGCCAGAAGGTCACGATCCTGCTGGAGGAGTTGCTGGCCCTGGGCCACAGCGGTGCGGAATATGACGCCTGGCTGATCAAGATCGGTGATGGCGACCAGTTCGGCAGCGGATTTGTTGGCGTGAACCCGAACTCCAAGATCCCGGCACTGTTGGACCGCAGCGGTGCCACACCGATTCGGGTCTTCGAGTCCGGGGCAATTTTGCAGTACCTGGCGGAGAAGTTCGGGGCGTTCTTCCCGACTGAACCTGCGGCTCGCGCGGAATGCCTGTCATGGTTGTTCTGGCAGATGGGCAGCGCGCCGTACCTGGGGGGGGGGTTCGGGCACTTCTATGCGTACGCGCCGAGCAAGATGGAATACGCGATCAACCGGTTCGCCATGGAGACCAAGCGGCAGCTCGACGTACTCGACCAACGCCTGGCAGTGAGCGAGTACATCGCCGGGGATGAATACACCATCGCCGACATCGCCATCTGGCCCTGGTATGGCGGGTTGGTCAAAGGCCGCTTGTATGGCGCGGCGGAGTTCCTGTCGGTGCATGAATACAAGCACGTATTGCGCTGGGCGGATGCGATTGACGCGCGGCCAGCGGTGCAGCGGGGGCGGCGGGTGAACCGGGTGTCTGGCGCACCTGAGGAACAATTGGCCGAACGGCATGACGCCAGCGACTTGGACTAA
- a CDS encoding undecaprenyl-diphosphate phosphatase — protein MTNVCSAGLDVGFASLDYLQIFILGVIQGITELLPVSSTAHMRVVPALLGWQDPGSAFSAAMQLAALAAVVSYFWRDVRQVTTGSIGAVRRGDYNDPWFKLAVAIVLATLPIGIAGLALSSTLNACNSPLRGLGVIGISCVVMAVLLAVAEVRARHTREMGQMRLRDALIVGIAQIGALIPGVSRSGSTLTAALFLNFKREEAARFSFLLGLPAIALAGLKELWALLHADLPVHAWPHLLFGLVVASVSAFFAIWGLMKFLERFSTWPFVIYRALLGVFLIVAVSTGLLS, from the coding sequence TTGACCAACGTCTGTTCCGCCGGCCTGGATGTGGGTTTTGCCTCCCTGGATTACCTGCAGATCTTCATCCTGGGCGTGATCCAGGGCATTACCGAACTGTTGCCGGTGTCGTCCACCGCCCATATGCGCGTGGTACCCGCCCTGCTCGGCTGGCAGGACCCCGGCTCGGCGTTCTCTGCGGCCATGCAGTTGGCAGCGCTGGCGGCGGTGGTCAGCTACTTCTGGCGCGATGTGCGCCAAGTGACCACCGGCAGCATCGGCGCGGTGCGCCGGGGTGACTACAACGACCCGTGGTTCAAGCTGGCCGTGGCCATTGTACTGGCAACCCTTCCCATCGGGATTGCCGGCCTGGCGTTGTCTTCGACGCTGAATGCCTGCAACTCGCCCTTGCGCGGCTTGGGGGTGATCGGCATTTCCTGCGTGGTGATGGCGGTGCTGTTGGCGGTGGCGGAAGTGCGCGCACGCCACACCCGGGAGATGGGTCAGATGCGCCTGCGGGATGCGCTGATCGTGGGCATTGCACAGATTGGTGCGTTGATTCCGGGCGTCTCGCGCTCCGGTTCTACCCTCACCGCCGCGCTGTTCCTCAATTTCAAGCGTGAGGAAGCCGCGCGGTTTTCCTTCCTGCTGGGCCTGCCGGCCATCGCCCTGGCGGGCCTGAAGGAACTGTGGGCGTTGCTGCATGCCGACCTGCCCGTGCATGCCTGGCCGCATTTGCTGTTCGGCCTGGTGGTGGCGAGTGTCTCGGCGTTTTTTGCGATCTGGGGGCTGATGAAGTTCCTGGAGCGATTCTCCACCTGGCCGTTTGTGATCTACCGCGCACTGCTGGGGGTCTTCCTGATTGTCGCGGTAAGCACTGGGCTGTTGAGCTGA
- a CDS encoding GNAT family N-acetyltransferase, which translates to MPETTVELIQTGPEHAELIRNLYQYYAYESSDWEQEDVEADGRFYIHDEHLTRYWQDPQWSANLLLVDGYIAGFLLIEGSELPGIDALELADLFILKRYRRKGIGRAIASQVLCSGEANWLVRFYDQDEVSQAFWRSVLDNLPRPVQTIELEDEPQLVSYLITRAALH; encoded by the coding sequence ATGCCTGAAACCACCGTCGAACTGATCCAGACCGGCCCGGAGCACGCCGAGCTGATCCGCAATCTCTACCAGTACTACGCTTATGAGTCGTCGGACTGGGAACAGGAAGATGTCGAGGCGGACGGCCGCTTCTACATCCATGACGAACACCTGACCCGTTACTGGCAAGACCCGCAGTGGAGCGCCAACCTGCTGTTGGTCGATGGCTACATTGCCGGCTTCCTGTTGATCGAAGGCAGCGAACTGCCGGGCATCGACGCCCTGGAACTGGCCGACCTGTTCATCCTCAAGCGCTACCGCCGCAAAGGCATCGGCCGCGCCATCGCCAGCCAGGTGCTGTGCAGCGGCGAGGCCAATTGGCTGGTGCGGTTCTATGACCAGGACGAAGTGTCCCAAGCGTTCTGGCGCTCAGTGCTGGATAACCTGCCGCGTCCGGTGCAGACGATTGAACTGGAGGATGAACCGCAGTTGGTGAGTTACCTGATTACGCGGGCGGCGTTGCATTAA
- a CDS encoding GlxA family transcriptional regulator, translating into MHSVALMVYPNFQSLSLSLGSVFECANLLRGEPAYEFHLVSQSGGAVMTSQGFSVNTTPIRPQGYDTLIVSGYLEFRLPEANLLELVKAASAQSRRVASLCMGIFVLAEAGLLEGKRTTTHWIHAPAFRKRYPDIRLEEDKLFIVDGHVWTGAGMSAGVDLALAMVENDLGSDLARRIARKLVIAQRRGSEQSQLSALLELDPKSDRVQLALAYARENLTHDLSVEALADVARLSPRQFSRVFREETGQTPAKAVESLRVEAARAMMETSRHPVEVVARETGFGDRERMRQAFLRAFGQPPQVMQQAFNATPPA; encoded by the coding sequence ATGCACAGCGTTGCGCTGATGGTTTACCCGAACTTCCAATCCCTGAGCCTCAGCCTGGGTTCGGTGTTCGAGTGCGCGAACCTGCTGCGCGGCGAGCCGGCCTATGAATTTCACCTGGTGTCGCAGAGCGGTGGCGCGGTGATGACTTCCCAGGGGTTCTCGGTGAATACCACGCCGATCCGTCCGCAGGGCTACGACACCCTGATCGTCAGTGGCTACCTGGAATTCCGCCTGCCGGAAGCCAACCTGCTGGAACTGGTCAAGGCCGCCTCCGCCCAGTCGCGACGCGTCGCCTCGTTATGCATGGGCATTTTTGTGCTGGCCGAAGCCGGCCTGCTGGAAGGCAAGCGCACCACCACCCACTGGATCCACGCACCGGCCTTTCGCAAGCGCTACCCGGACATTCGCCTGGAAGAAGACAAGCTGTTTATCGTCGACGGCCACGTGTGGACTGGCGCCGGCATGAGCGCCGGCGTGGACCTGGCACTGGCCATGGTAGAAAACGACCTGGGCAGCGACCTGGCCCGGCGCATTGCACGCAAGCTGGTGATCGCCCAGCGTCGCGGCAGTGAGCAATCGCAGTTGTCAGCGCTGTTGGAACTGGACCCTAAATCGGACCGCGTGCAACTGGCCCTGGCATACGCCCGCGAGAACCTGACCCACGACCTGTCGGTGGAAGCCCTGGCCGATGTCGCTCGGCTCAGCCCCCGCCAGTTCAGCCGGGTGTTCCGTGAAGAAACCGGGCAAACGCCGGCCAAGGCCGTCGAGTCCCTGCGGGTAGAAGCCGCCCGGGCGATGATGGAAACCAGTCGCCATCCGGTTGAAGTGGTGGCCCGCGAAACCGGGTTTGGCGATCGCGAGCGCATGCGCCAAGCATTTTTAAGGGCGTTTGGGCAGCCGCCGCAGGTGATGCAGCAAGCCTTTAATGCAACGCCGCCCGCGTAA
- a CDS encoding TetR/AcrR family transcriptional regulator produces the protein MNHEAKSAKQTILDTAQRIVGRKGFSAVGLNEILLAAEVPKGSFYHYFNSKDAFGVVLLDHYFDHYVHGMQQLFDAPGLTQHAKLMRYWHCWIDNQTGCSDAGKCLAVKLGAEVSDLSEPMRLALQRGTARTIGLLAKALQQGVEDGSVVITQHPESLAQRLYALWLGTSVMSKITRTAAPFDEALGLTRQLLGQPGHTDAHTDNHTYRGTGK, from the coding sequence ATGAACCACGAAGCCAAAAGTGCAAAACAGACCATTCTGGATACGGCGCAACGTATTGTCGGCCGCAAAGGATTTTCTGCGGTGGGCCTGAACGAAATACTGCTGGCCGCCGAAGTACCCAAAGGTTCGTTCTATCACTACTTCAACTCCAAGGATGCGTTCGGCGTTGTATTGCTCGACCACTACTTCGACCACTACGTGCACGGCATGCAGCAACTGTTCGACGCGCCGGGGTTAACCCAGCACGCCAAGTTGATGCGTTATTGGCACTGCTGGATCGACAACCAGACCGGCTGCTCCGACGCAGGCAAATGCCTGGCCGTCAAACTCGGTGCAGAAGTGTCAGACCTTTCAGAGCCGATGCGCCTGGCCCTGCAACGCGGCACGGCACGCACCATAGGGTTGCTTGCCAAGGCCCTGCAACAGGGGGTCGAAGACGGCTCGGTAGTCATTACGCAACACCCCGAAAGCCTGGCCCAGCGCCTGTATGCGTTGTGGCTGGGGACCAGCGTCATGAGCAAAATCACCCGTACAGCGGCGCCTTTCGACGAGGCGCTGGGGCTGACCCGACAGCTGTTGGGACAGCCTGGACACACCGACGCTCACACCGACAATCACACCTATCGAGGCACTGGAAAATGA
- a CDS encoding type 1 glutamine amidotransferase domain-containing protein — translation MKVLMVLTSHDQLGDTGRKTGFWLEEFAAPYYAFKDAGADVVLASPAGGQPPLDPVSDQPDFQTEQTHRFAADPAAQQALATTLKLDTVNADDFDTVFYPGGHGPLWDLAESPVSIALIESFERAGKPIGFVCHAPGALRHVKAVNGEPLVKGRRVTGFSNSEEAAVELTKVVPFLVEDEFKKLGGHYEKGADWQSFVITDGLLVTGQNPGSSSDVAKALLKLTA, via the coding sequence ATGAAAGTATTAATGGTACTGACCTCTCACGACCAGCTCGGCGATACCGGGCGCAAGACCGGCTTCTGGCTCGAAGAGTTTGCCGCTCCCTATTACGCGTTCAAGGACGCCGGTGCCGACGTGGTGCTGGCTTCTCCTGCCGGCGGCCAGCCGCCGCTGGACCCGGTCAGCGACCAGCCGGACTTCCAGACCGAGCAGACCCACCGCTTCGCCGCCGACCCGGCTGCACAACAGGCCCTGGCGACCACGTTGAAGCTGGACACGGTCAACGCCGACGACTTCGACACCGTGTTCTACCCAGGCGGCCACGGCCCATTGTGGGACCTGGCGGAATCGCCGGTGTCGATCGCCCTGATCGAGTCCTTCGAACGCGCGGGCAAACCGATCGGCTTTGTCTGCCACGCACCGGGCGCCTTGCGTCACGTCAAGGCGGTCAACGGTGAGCCGTTGGTCAAGGGCCGTCGTGTCACCGGGTTCTCCAACTCGGAAGAAGCCGCGGTGGAGTTGACCAAGGTGGTGCCGTTCCTGGTGGAAGATGAGTTCAAGAAGTTGGGTGGCCATTATGAGAAGGGGGCCGATTGGCAGTCCTTTGTCATTACCGATGGTTTGCTGGTCACCGGGCAAAACCCTGGCAGCTCCAGTGATGTGGCCAAGGCGCTGCTGAAACTCACCGCTTAA
- a CDS encoding alkene reductase produces the protein MNDPILSTPVKLGHHTLSNRIVLPPLTRQRSAQPGDIATDLMAEYYRQRATAGFMVSEGTQIEPRGQGYAWTPGIYTPAQIDGWRKVTQAVHAEGGVIFAQLWHVGRVSHNALQPEGGAPVAPSAIQALQAKAFIETAPGEGELMQPPVPRALTALEIEELVGHYAQAARNALDAGFDGVEIHSANGYLVNQFISAHANQRDDEYGGSLHNRLRFLREIVEAVSAVVGPERLGVRFSPLFSGTDQDRVYIGLVEDDPHHTYIEAIKVLEESGIAYVSIAEADWDNAPVLPESFRRAVRDTFSGRIIYAGRYTAERGADLVEAGLADLIAFGRPFIANPDLPQRLFNGWPLNPLRADGLYGGTEAGYIDYPVYAQ, from the coding sequence ATGAATGACCCTATTTTAAGCACCCCGGTAAAACTGGGGCACCACACACTGAGCAACCGTATTGTCCTGCCGCCGTTGACGCGCCAGCGCAGTGCCCAACCGGGTGATATCGCCACCGACTTGATGGCCGAGTATTACCGCCAACGTGCCACGGCCGGTTTCATGGTGAGCGAGGGCACGCAGATTGAACCGCGTGGCCAGGGGTACGCGTGGACACCAGGCATCTACACCCCGGCGCAGATCGACGGCTGGCGCAAGGTCACCCAGGCGGTGCATGCCGAAGGCGGGGTGATCTTCGCCCAGTTGTGGCATGTCGGCCGTGTGTCCCACAACGCCTTGCAGCCAGAAGGTGGCGCACCCGTCGCACCGTCGGCAATCCAGGCACTGCAGGCCAAGGCCTTCATCGAAACGGCGCCGGGCGAGGGTGAGTTGATGCAACCGCCGGTTCCGCGCGCCTTGACGGCCCTCGAGATCGAGGAACTGGTCGGGCACTACGCCCAGGCAGCACGCAATGCGCTGGATGCCGGGTTCGACGGCGTGGAAATCCATTCGGCGAATGGTTACCTGGTCAACCAGTTCATCTCGGCCCACGCCAACCAGCGTGATGACGAGTACGGTGGCTCGCTGCACAATCGCTTGCGTTTTCTACGCGAGATCGTCGAAGCCGTGAGCGCCGTGGTCGGCCCGGAGCGCCTGGGGGTGCGTTTCTCGCCATTGTTCAGCGGCACCGATCAGGACCGTGTGTACATCGGCCTGGTGGAAGACGACCCGCATCACACCTACATCGAAGCGATCAAGGTGCTGGAAGAATCGGGCATCGCCTATGTGTCCATTGCCGAAGCCGACTGGGACAACGCCCCGGTGTTGCCGGAATCGTTCCGCCGCGCGGTGCGCGATACCTTCAGCGGGCGGATCATCTACGCCGGTCGCTACACCGCTGAGCGCGGTGCTGATTTGGTCGAGGCGGGGCTGGCGGACTTGATCGCGTTCGGGCGGCCATTCATTGCCAACCCGGATCTGCCACAGCGGCTATTCAACGGGTGGCCGTTGAATCCTTTGCGGGCTGATGGGCTGTATGGCGGGACAGAAGCCGGGTATATCGACTACCCGGTGTACGCCCAATAG
- a CDS encoding NAD(P)H-quinone oxidoreductase, with translation MTLPKEMTLIEITTPGAPEVLQPRRAEVPVAGPGEILIRVHAAGVNRPDALQRAGKYPMKPGMSPIPGLEVAGEVVALGDGVSEYVIGDKVCALTNGGGYAQFCSVPASQALPIPEGMDWIQAAAVPETFFTVWANLFGLGGAHKGQRVLIHGGTSGIGTTALMLCREFGIQAFATAGSADKCAAITKLGAEAINYREQDFAEVIAKQTADKGVNVILDIMGASYLNNNIKSLAMDGHLVMLGFLGGGKANDVDLLSILGKRAVITGSLLRARTRDEKAAIAEQLREYVWPVLAAGRCLPIIDKVYEYTDAAQAHARMEGGDHIGKIVLRVQ, from the coding sequence ATGACGCTTCCCAAAGAAATGACCTTGATCGAAATCACTACCCCCGGCGCGCCTGAAGTGCTGCAACCGCGCCGGGCCGAGGTGCCGGTCGCCGGCCCCGGCGAGATACTGATCCGCGTGCATGCCGCCGGGGTCAACCGCCCCGATGCCTTGCAACGTGCAGGCAAGTACCCGATGAAACCCGGCATGAGCCCGATTCCAGGCTTGGAAGTGGCCGGGGAAGTGGTCGCGCTGGGCGATGGCGTGAGCGAATACGTCATCGGTGACAAAGTCTGTGCCTTGACCAATGGCGGGGGTTACGCGCAGTTCTGCAGCGTACCGGCCAGCCAGGCCCTGCCGATCCCCGAGGGCATGGACTGGATTCAGGCCGCCGCCGTGCCGGAGACCTTCTTTACCGTGTGGGCCAACCTCTTCGGTCTCGGCGGGGCACACAAAGGCCAGCGCGTGCTGATCCACGGCGGCACCAGCGGCATCGGCACCACCGCCCTGATGCTGTGCCGCGAGTTCGGTATCCAGGCCTTCGCCACTGCCGGCAGTGCCGACAAGTGTGCAGCGATTACCAAGCTGGGCGCCGAAGCGATCAATTATCGCGAGCAGGACTTTGCCGAGGTCATTGCCAAGCAGACTGCTGACAAAGGCGTGAACGTGATCCTCGACATCATGGGAGCCTCCTACCTGAACAACAACATCAAGTCCTTGGCCATGGACGGCCACTTGGTGATGCTGGGCTTCCTCGGTGGCGGCAAGGCCAACGACGTCGACCTGTTGAGCATCCTGGGCAAACGCGCGGTGATTACCGGCTCGCTGTTGCGTGCACGCACCAGGGATGAAAAGGCCGCGATTGCCGAACAGCTACGCGAATACGTATGGCCGGTGCTGGCCGCCGGGCGGTGCCTGCCGATCATCGACAAAGTCTACGAATACACCGACGCCGCCCAGGCCCATGCGCGGATGGAGGGCGGCGATCATATCGGCAAGATTGTGTTGCGGGTGCAATAA
- a CDS encoding LysR family transcriptional regulator — translation MNWDDARVFLAVCRESTLRGAARVLGVDQATVGRRINALEKSLNATLFLRTREGYALTAVGEAALLSVANMERSALDLQRQVQGLDDRLTGTVRVTTTDSLAIDFLIPAIARLHDKHPDVRVQLDASTQILSLAKREADIAVRNTRPDNPDLIARRIARWPVGLFASQGYIDRHGAPEPGSLFEGHDLVAYQPYLQGQKDLTLVSEPLGRGRIVATLSSSLLVRRSIAAGIGIGEIPVHTGEMDGLVRLWPQRTRPLPYDVWLVTHADLRHTARVRAVIDEIVAAFAGTGD, via the coding sequence ATGAATTGGGATGATGCACGGGTGTTCCTGGCGGTTTGCCGCGAGTCGACGTTGCGCGGCGCCGCCAGGGTATTAGGTGTGGACCAGGCCACCGTGGGTCGAAGGATCAACGCCCTGGAAAAGTCCTTGAACGCCACCTTGTTCCTGCGCACCCGCGAGGGCTATGCGCTCACGGCGGTCGGCGAAGCGGCGTTGCTGTCGGTGGCGAACATGGAGCGCTCGGCCCTCGACCTGCAACGCCAGGTCCAAGGCCTGGATGACCGCCTGACTGGCACAGTACGGGTGACCACCACCGATTCCCTGGCCATCGACTTCCTGATTCCGGCCATCGCCCGCCTGCACGACAAACACCCCGACGTGCGCGTTCAACTGGACGCGTCCACCCAGATCCTCAGCCTGGCCAAGCGCGAAGCCGATATCGCCGTGCGCAATACTCGCCCGGACAACCCCGACCTGATCGCCCGGCGCATTGCACGGTGGCCGGTCGGGCTGTTCGCATCCCAGGGCTACATCGACCGCCACGGTGCGCCCGAACCCGGCAGCCTGTTCGAAGGCCATGACCTGGTGGCCTACCAACCCTACCTGCAAGGCCAGAAAGACCTGACCCTGGTCTCGGAACCCCTGGGGCGCGGGCGCATTGTCGCGACCTTGAGTTCCAGCCTGCTGGTGCGCCGTTCCATCGCAGCCGGCATTGGCATCGGCGAGATCCCGGTGCACACCGGCGAGATGGATGGGCTGGTGCGCCTGTGGCCGCAGCGCACGCGGCCATTGCCATATGACGTCTGGCTGGTGACCCACGCCGACCTGCGCCACACCGCACGGGTGCGCGCAGTGATCGATGAAATCGTCGCGGCGTTCGCGGGCACGGGGGACTGA
- a CDS encoding DoxX family protein: MHESKRQDLGLLFLRVSGALFLLWVHGLPKLLNYSEQLKLIEDPFHLGASVTLLLAIFAEVLCPLLIMAGVLVRLACLPVLCVLLIALGVVHPEWTLFEAQFGWLLLIIFTALLISGPGRLVLTQRFS; the protein is encoded by the coding sequence ATGCACGAATCGAAACGTCAGGACCTGGGGCTATTGTTTCTGCGCGTCAGCGGGGCGTTGTTCCTGTTGTGGGTACATGGCTTGCCCAAGCTGCTCAACTACAGCGAGCAATTGAAACTCATCGAGGACCCGTTCCACCTGGGCGCGTCGGTCACGCTGCTGCTGGCGATATTCGCCGAAGTGTTGTGCCCGCTGCTGATCATGGCTGGCGTGCTGGTGCGCCTGGCGTGCCTGCCGGTCCTCTGTGTGCTGCTGATCGCCTTGGGGGTGGTGCATCCGGAGTGGACGCTGTTCGAGGCGCAGTTCGGCTGGCTGCTGCTGATCATTTTCACCGCCTTGTTGATCAGTGGGCCGGGACGCCTGGTGCTGACTCAGCGTTTCTCTTGA
- a CDS encoding alpha/beta fold hydrolase, whose product MSTFVAKDGTQIYFKDWGSGKPVLFSHGWPLDADMWEYQMEYLSSRGFRTIAFDRRGFGRSDQPWTGNDYDTFADDIAQLIEHLNLKDVTLVGFSMGGGDVARYIARHGSARVAGLVLLGAVTPLFGQKPDYPQGVPLDVFAGFKAELLKDRAQFISDFNTPFYGINKGQKVSAGVQAQTLQIALLASLKSTVDCVTVFSETDFRPDMTKIDVPTLVIHGDGDQVVPFETTGKVAAASIKGAELKVYKDAPHGFAVTHAQALNEDLLAFLNR is encoded by the coding sequence ATGAGCACCTTCGTTGCCAAAGACGGTACCCAGATTTATTTCAAGGACTGGGGCAGCGGTAAGCCCGTGTTGTTCAGCCATGGCTGGCCGCTGGATGCGGACATGTGGGAATACCAGATGGAATACCTGAGCAGCCGCGGTTTTCGCACCATCGCGTTTGACCGCCGTGGCTTTGGTCGGTCGGACCAGCCGTGGACCGGTAACGACTACGACACCTTCGCCGATGATATCGCCCAGTTGATCGAGCACCTGAACCTCAAGGACGTGACCCTGGTGGGCTTCTCCATGGGCGGTGGCGACGTCGCCCGCTACATCGCCCGCCATGGCAGTGCCCGCGTTGCCGGCCTGGTGTTGCTGGGCGCGGTGACGCCGCTGTTCGGCCAGAAGCCGGACTACCCACAAGGCGTGCCGCTCGACGTGTTCGCCGGGTTCAAGGCCGAGTTGCTGAAGGATCGCGCGCAATTCATCAGCGATTTCAACACACCGTTCTACGGCATCAACAAGGGCCAGAAGGTCTCCGCCGGCGTACAGGCCCAGACCTTGCAAATCGCCCTGCTGGCGTCACTGAAATCCACCGTGGATTGCGTCACCGTGTTCTCCGAAACCGACTTCCGTCCGGACATGACCAAGATCGACGTGCCAACCCTGGTCATCCATGGCGACGGTGACCAGGTCGTGCCGTTCGAAACCACCGGTAAAGTAGCGGCCGCCTCGATCAAGGGCGCCGAGCTGAAGGTGTACAAGGACGCCCCCCACGGGTTCGCTGTAACCCATGCCCAGGCGTTGAATGAAGACCTGCTGGCGTTCCTGAACCGCTGA